The nucleotide window CCCAAATGGAACATTTCCGGGGGCTACTTATCTGCACCACAAACCGTATGGACGAACTGGACTCGGCGTCACTGAGAAGATTCAATCACAAAATCTTCTTCGACTTCCTGGCCAAGGAGGGCGTGGCGTCCTTCTACGAGAAGATGCTTGCCCCTCTCGTGAGCCGGCAGGTGACCGACAATGACCTCCGGGCCATCTGCCACCTGAAGAATCTGACACCGGGCGACTTCAAGATCATACGGGACAGATTCGCGTTCTACCCGAAGAGCAAGATCCGCCACGCCGATCTCGTCCAAGCCCTGGCAAGGGAATCCACAATTAAAAACGAAACGAGCAGACAGCGCGCCATCGGGTTTTAATCAACTCACTCGACCAGATACGATCATCCCGATAATATTATGGGTTTCCTTCATATTGGTTTATTTGGTATCAAAGATTGCATCCAGAGGCAGTGCTGCCTTTGACCGACCAATTTCGCTACAAGGAGACCTGTGTGCCGCCCAAGAAAAACCAACACGCCAAGCCGACTCAGAAGGCCGTCACGCTATTCTGCCAGCTCATGTACACTGGCAAGCGGCATTATCTTATCGACCTTGCCAGAGAATTGGATTGCTCGAAACAGACCATCATACGGATGATGGAGGATATTGATCGCAGCTACTCGGTGCGAGTTGAAAAAGGCAAGGACGGCAAGCGGGCTTGGTATCAAATCCAGGCGCCGAGAAACAGACCCAAAGTGGCGTTGTCTGAAGACGAAATCAGCCATCTGCTGCTCTGCAAGGAAATGGTCCGCCATCTGCTGCCGCAGGGTCTGTCGAAAGAGGTCGACGAGACCATCCACAAAACGGTCGCCCTACTCCCGGCCCTCGACAACAGAGCACAAGCCTTCGAATCCTTGGCCGGGGCAATCCTGAAGGGAAGTATCGACTACACCCCCCAGGAAGCGATCATCACGACGATCCTCAATGCCATCGCGGGAAAGGACGTGTGCGAGATCAAATACAAGGCATTGGGGCAAAAAGAGGAGAAGCTGCACTACTTCGCTCCCCTCAGGATCAAGTCGTACAGGGAAGCCCTGTACGTCACCGGTTGGAAGGTGGATATTCGGGCCAAAGAAGCCGAGCCGATTTACGAAATGCATCTGCCCATCCACCGCTTCACGGCCGCCGAACCTGTCAGAAAAAAATATTTCATTCAGCAGCAGGAAAAACCGCACCATTTCGGGTTTCCGGAATGCGAACCGTTCCGAATCAAAGTACGGCTCACTCCAGAAGCCGGGCGTTATGTAAAAGAACGCCGCTGGAGTTCGGACCAAGTCGTAACGGATTTGGATGATGGACGATGCGAACTTGAATTCACGGCGCAGAGTGAAACCGAAGTACTATCCTGGGTATTGGGATTCGGAGCTAATATCCAAATGCTGGAACCTGAAAGCCTGCGGGCAACTGTTAAGTCCGAACTTAAAAAGACTTTAGTACATTAC belongs to Pseudodesulfovibrio portus and includes:
- a CDS encoding helix-turn-helix transcriptional regulator; this translates as MPPKKNQHAKPTQKAVTLFCQLMYTGKRHYLIDLARELDCSKQTIIRMMEDIDRSYSVRVEKGKDGKRAWYQIQAPRNRPKVALSEDEISHLLLCKEMVRHLLPQGLSKEVDETIHKTVALLPALDNRAQAFESLAGAILKGSIDYTPQEAIITTILNAIAGKDVCEIKYKALGQKEEKLHYFAPLRIKSYREALYVTGWKVDIRAKEAEPIYEMHLPIHRFTAAEPVRKKYFIQQQEKPHHFGFPECEPFRIKVRLTPEAGRYVKERRWSSDQVVTDLDDGRCELEFTAQSETEVLSWVLGFGANIQMLEPESLRATVKSELKKTLVHYSENDEP